From the genome of Acidobacteriota bacterium, one region includes:
- a CDS encoding glycosyltransferase family 9 protein, translated as MEIKKRALLTRAVLRSVAWPAYWKKRLTGGSRNGADRPKPSRIALFVSMELLGGGIIISSMVKAIRQLYPEATVYIVGEHHRSGKLEGFFKKHSWVDELIICPPRDNSTIRDWIKFYRKLRSYKLDMAVLSPNHSCSDSVWLHLCGIPEIVGCYLPKTWDKLGLIENLFLTGRLTERQIGDGPYRLLNFPEAYARTITGRDDLKIEELVPYIRYEDTVELPREGAKVTLHPGGPSIKRWPVEKFIELGKRLAQVHDAALYIIGGKPEAHLAKQITEGIIEDFPQAKVVNCCGCSLNDSMAYIAHSTIYVGNNTGPVQIAVALGVPVVGVFREQDRWFSGPDAAGDRHYVVSRPDLNNLSVDEVWSVIERLWPESEQAHARRFNLPLHDQPDLSVPAS; from the coding sequence ATGGAAATCAAGAAACGTGCACTCTTGACCCGGGCCGTACTGCGCTCCGTGGCTTGGCCCGCCTATTGGAAGAAACGGCTGACCGGGGGTTCGCGCAACGGCGCCGACCGTCCCAAGCCCTCCCGCATCGCCCTCTTCGTCAGCATGGAACTGCTGGGAGGAGGGATCATCATCAGCTCGATGGTCAAGGCCATCCGCCAGCTTTATCCCGAGGCCACCGTCTACATCGTGGGCGAGCATCACCGCAGCGGCAAGCTGGAAGGCTTCTTCAAGAAACACTCCTGGGTTGATGAATTGATCATCTGCCCGCCGCGCGACAACAGCACCATCCGCGACTGGATCAAGTTCTACCGCAAGCTCAGGTCCTACAAGCTCGACATGGCGGTGCTGTCGCCCAATCATAGCTGCTCGGATTCGGTGTGGCTGCACCTGTGCGGCATCCCCGAGATCGTGGGGTGCTACCTGCCCAAGACCTGGGACAAGTTAGGACTCATCGAGAACCTCTTCCTGACCGGGCGGCTCACCGAGCGCCAGATCGGCGACGGCCCCTACCGCCTTCTCAACTTCCCCGAAGCCTATGCGCGCACCATCACCGGGCGGGACGACCTGAAGATCGAGGAACTGGTTCCCTACATTCGCTATGAAGATACCGTCGAGTTGCCCCGGGAAGGCGCCAAGGTGACTCTTCATCCGGGCGGCCCTTCCATCAAGCGCTGGCCGGTTGAAAAGTTCATCGAGTTGGGCAAACGTCTGGCTCAAGTCCATGACGCCGCGCTCTACATCATCGGCGGCAAGCCCGAGGCCCATCTGGCCAAACAGATCACCGAAGGCATTATCGAGGACTTCCCCCAGGCCAAGGTGGTGAACTGCTGCGGCTGTTCGCTCAACGACAGCATGGCCTACATCGCCCACTCCACCATCTATGTCGGCAATAACACCGGACCGGTTCAGATTGCGGTGGCGCTGGGCGTCCCCGTGGTGGGAGTGTTTCGTGAGCAAGACCGCTGGTTCTCGGGACCCGACGCGGCCGGAGATCGCCACTACGTCGTCTCCCGCCCCGATTTGAACAATCTCTCGGTGGACGAAGTGTGGAGCGTCATCGAGCGCCTGTGGCCGGAATCGGAGCAAGCCCATGCCCGGCGCTTCAACCTGCCCCTTCACGACCAGCCCGACCTTTCCGTCCCGGCCAGCTAA
- a CDS encoding TauD/TfdA family dioxygenase encodes MMKSEQTAATENRPGQEPSADWDEAVLGRVEPLQGKGGPVVVRPSAPLADAVAWAEQSRSHINGLVEQYKAVLFRDFAIDTVEKFQGFLGVLASDLLEYTERSTPRSTVEAKIYTSTEYPQSHEIPMHNENSYSNKWPRRILFCCIDPADEGGATPIADSRMVFEEIPEDIRRRFVEKQVMYSRNFGQGVDLSWQEAFQTDDKQQVESYCRSSSIEFEWFDGGNCLHTRQVRPAAITYLPGGERLWFNQAHLFHVSSLEAGLRESLSALFPAERLPRHAFYGDGSEIDEEELEAIRQVYRRTRLPVDWRKGDLLLLDNLFYAHGRMPFQGSRRVIVAMDGDGRPDTSPLQKL; translated from the coding sequence ATGATGAAATCCGAACAAACCGCCGCAACAGAAAACAGGCCTGGGCAGGAACCCTCAGCCGACTGGGACGAAGCCGTCCTGGGCCGAGTCGAGCCGCTGCAAGGAAAAGGCGGCCCCGTCGTGGTCAGGCCTTCCGCCCCGCTGGCCGACGCGGTCGCCTGGGCCGAGCAGTCGCGCTCCCACATCAATGGCCTGGTGGAGCAATACAAGGCCGTCCTCTTCAGGGATTTCGCCATCGATACGGTTGAGAAGTTCCAGGGATTCCTGGGCGTCCTGGCCAGCGACTTGCTGGAGTACACCGAACGCTCCACTCCGCGGTCCACGGTTGAGGCCAAGATCTACACCTCGACCGAATATCCCCAGTCCCACGAAATCCCCATGCACAACGAGAACTCCTACAGCAACAAGTGGCCGCGGCGGATCTTGTTCTGCTGTATCGACCCCGCTGACGAGGGGGGCGCCACGCCCATCGCCGACAGCCGCATGGTTTTTGAGGAGATCCCCGAGGACATCCGCCGGCGGTTCGTCGAGAAACAGGTCATGTACTCGCGCAATTTCGGTCAGGGCGTGGATCTCTCCTGGCAGGAAGCTTTTCAAACCGACGACAAGCAGCAAGTGGAGTCCTACTGCCGCTCCTCCAGCATCGAATTCGAATGGTTCGACGGCGGCAACTGCCTTCACACCCGTCAGGTGCGTCCCGCCGCCATCACCTATCTCCCAGGCGGTGAGCGCTTGTGGTTCAACCAGGCTCACCTTTTTCATGTTTCAAGTCTGGAAGCGGGCCTGCGCGAGTCGTTGAGCGCCCTCTTCCCGGCCGAACGCCTGCCCCGCCATGCCTTTTACGGCGACGGAAGCGAGATTGACGAAGAGGAGTTGGAAGCCATCCGCCAGGTCTACCGGCGCACTCGCCTGCCGGTGGACTGGCGGAAGGGCGACCTGCTGCTGCTCGACAACCTCTTCTACGCTCACGGCCGCATGCCTTTCCAGGGCAGCCGACGCGTCATCGTGGCCATGGACGGGGACGGCCGACCCGACACCTCGCCACTCCAAAAGCTCTAA